The stretch of DNA CTTTATGTGGAAGGCTATTTCGTAACACTGCATGGCTTCTTCGTTGGACAAAACCCTTAACCAAGGAATGAAGTACGTATACACGTTCTTTCATAAGCTTCACATCGGCTGGGTTGCTGTCAACACACTGTCCGTTCTGGATGGGTCGTTCAAACATATTTCCAAATTCGGTTCTTGTACCGAGAAAATTCGGCCGGACGAAGTCAACCATACACCTGTTAAATGAGCAAGTTATTTTTGATACGCCAACAATTTTTGATATATATAACTCACCAATACTCGAGAAGGTTATTCTGTAAAGGGTACCCTGTTAGGACGACTCGACGACGTGTACGCACTTCTTTCAGCGCAACTGAAATAGAtgtcttcatattttttatacgATGACCTTCGTCGCAAATTATCAACTCCGGTCCGGGATTGACTAAGGCCTGGTAAATTtctgcgaaaaaaaaagaaaattgtgatgAAAACACGACTTAAGACTGTAATTTAATTATATACTTTCAAGCCgtcgtttctctttctcttcttcctccaaaTCAACAAATCCTGACactttcttcgtctttttcgAAACCTTCGACCGCTTCTTCTCTTTACTCTCTCGCTGAGTATAAAACAGTCGATAGAGTTCGTAACCGATAAGAAGGACACCGCCTTTATTGGTCCAGTCAGCTATCACCTGAATAACGAAACGATGTGAGTTAGAATCATATTTCTGAGGATAGctaatcatttttgaaaaccaaTAAGATTAgatgaaaattaaactttACCTTCGATCTCGAGTTGAGATCTTTAGTTGTGTCATTTAAAACGTGCAGGTGGAAACTGCGAGGTTGTACAGGAGGATCATCATCTGTTCTTTCAGGACTGAGCTCAGGCGGTAACCACGAGTTGAATTCAGAAACCCAATTTTGAATTGTGTTGATTGGAACAATGATCAACACAGTCCTCGCTTTGGTGTGACGTAAAAACACTTCTGAAAAGGCGCAGACCTGAAACGTTTTGCCTAAGCCCATTGAGTGAGCCAAGATACAGCCAAATCCCTCTGACGTGGAGTACTGTTCCAAGCTCTCCACGACATTGTCGTAAAGGAAACGAATACCACCAATCTGGTGGGCTTTGGCTGCTCGGGCAAGTTGGGGGGCTAGAAAAATGTCGACTTCATTGGAAGGGTGACCCACATTTATTAGAACTCGTCCTTCGTTATCTGGCTTGTTTAATTCATCTCTTGTATGAAGGCCAAAATTGTGGAcgtcactttcttcttcaactacTTCGGGTTTCTCGTCATCTCCTGAAagtccggaaaaaaaaactaattataatttcaaaatacttTTTGAATACCTGAAACACATACCTGAAAGTATGAccacatcatcatcgtcatcatctgGGACATATCGTTTAGAACAGGTAGGAGCTGAAGGGGCCGGTTTGGGAGGAAACTCTTCATCATCACTTGAAAGGCATatcacatcatcatcatagaTTTGTTTTTGCACATGCACTTCATGATTATCCTCCTACATAACCCATAAAGAAATTTGGATTTCCATATTAAGTaccaaaaaaagttgattatcATACCTTGGCAATATCAACAGTAGGAGGTTCTGAGGTTTGTTTGAAGGGCTGGTCATTTTCTAAGAATTCAAGTGGGATATCTGGTGAAAGTGTGCTATCTTCTAGTTCTTGTGCTAATGCTTGTAAATCCTCAACCAAAGTTGAAGCAGGAGCCtgatcatcttcttcatcaaaatGAGGGATGTAGCTGCATTCTGGaacctgctgttgttgctgctgctgctgctgttgttgttgttgttgatggatTCTTTGAACTCTCTCAAGTTCTCTCTGTTGGGCAGCTCTTGTCTCTGCCTCAAGCTCATCACCTTTCAGAATATCCCTGATGTTTTTCCTCATGTGGGATTTCAACttctcattttttggtttgatgtCTTTGGGCTTGGAGGCTGCCTcagaaacaacttttttcttctttttctttttttgagtgGTAGTTACATTTGGTTTTAGAGTTTCTTCAGAGGGTGGCAGGGTAGTAAGCGGAGCAGCATTGTCTTCCAGATCTGCCTCACAAATGTTCCTAAGCGAGTTCAGACATTCCAAGTTTTCATTGTCCTCATCTAACTTTTGCTTTTTGATAGCcactgtttcattttcttcaggATACTTATGTTTTTTTGACTCTTCAAACTTGTTATTGTCACTGAGAACATCCTGACTGTTTGTCAGATTCCATTCTTTGGGCTCTAGTTCCATTTTCCATTCATGTAGAATGTTCAATGAAAAGGCGGCGCACTAGTTTTCAAGTTCTGTAGGTCAAATTAGCGATTTCTCGTCAACAATTACATACTTCAGACCTTGAAGTTCACTTTAACTAAGTTGTTcgattaatgtttttttatcaccTTTTACACAATCTTTCAATGAAATATCACTCGTACAGGGCAGGCGAAATGTCGATATACGCCATTGTTGCTCAATTTTCCGTCTTATGATGCCATCTGGGGagttaataaagcatttcTTTGTAATAACGAGGCAAGCAGAAGCAAAAGTCCTCTTCAGTCTTCGCATCTTTCAGTTTGCTTacctatttttaaataaaaataaaataattgttcttTGCATTccaatttacttttttaatcgTTTACAATTGGTATCGAAAGCATCAAGGACTAAAAATGGCACGAAATGCTGAAAAAGCCATGTaagttttccattttcgttTCATGCAAATGCAAGGTGTTCCAAACACTgtcttgtgtgtatgtgtgtgcatTCAAATTTACTTGTGGTGTgtgatgaaaataaattatgtattTGTATGGAATTTTGCAGGACAACCTTGGCACGTTTTAGGGCTGCTCAACTGGGAACCTTAGGAGGGAAGGATCGTCGACCTTATTTGGCATCAGAGTGCAAAGACTTAAAAGAATGTGAAAGGTGGCGAAGAGAAATTTTAAGAGAAATTTCGAAGAAAGTCACACAAATTCAGAATGGTAACTTTTGTGTCATACATTTTACATAAAGTAAAACATTGACTaatattgaattcatttttcgcAGCTGGACTGGGTGAATACAGAATCAGGGATCTCAATGATGAGATTAACAAATTGCTTCGAGAAAAGTATCATTGggaagttcaaatttttaacttggGTGGGCCCAACTACCGGCGAATAGGCCCTCGCTATCTTGACCGCGAAGGTCGAGAAGTTCCAGGGAATCGTGGTTACCGGTACTTTGGAGCCGCTCGGGAATTGCCAGGTAAGAAAAGATCATTCCCGGGGAAATGCATTTATGTTTCATTCGTTTCATCCTCCTTTACAGGTGTCAGAGAATTGTTTGAGCAAGAACCAATGCCTGTGCCAAAAAAATCACGAGCTGAATTAATGAAAGATATTGATGCCGACTACTACGGATACCgtgacgatgatgatggcatCCTTATTCCGCTAGAACAAGAGGCTGAAAAAGAGGGtatgtattttaaatttatctgcATATTATAATTTACTAATTtaggaattattttatttgaagcGGTCGCAAAGGCAGTTGCAGAATGGCAAGCAAAGAAAGAAGCAGGTCTTTTGGAATTGGATAAAAACTACGCAAccgaagaaaatatttatacaaCTCGTAAACTTAAGGTATGTTTTTACTACTTTTTcccaaaacaaatgaaagaaattaatgaatgttctattttgaatgaaaaaggaCGATTCCGTTCTGGCTGACAGTGACGAGGAAATGGAAACTGAAGCACCAAGATTCGTAGCTCACGTAGCTGTTCCCTCTCAAAAGGAGGTAGAAGAGGCAATTTTGCGCcgaaagaaacaagaattaTTGGAGAAATATGTCAGTTCTGAACTGCTAATGGAGACGGAAGAGACATCAAAGACtgtgaatgaaatgaattcttAAAGCACGAAGTCTTCCTTCCGTCAACTTCTGATTAATACAACATAAATTTTGAAACCTATCAATCGTTAAATTTATTGTTGCGATTCAGATAAtagtcaacacacacacacagagagagaagggggggggggaactcACAAAGGGTTACGAAGGGGGGTCAGCGGGATCACGTATGTTGTCCAATTggggaggagaagaagaaccagCGCTCGAAGATCGTAACGACTCGGGTGATCGAGGTAGTTCTTGGTCTTCAGGTCGAGGCAGTTCGGGTGGAGGAGTTTCTCTTTGTCTCAGCTCAGGAGCAGCTTCCTGTGGAACAGGTGCGGGAAATAACAAAGGACGATCAACGATTCGTCGCAAACGAACCATGCCAGGGCCAACATCAATAATTTCAATGCGTTCGAGGCGAGAAGGTTCCGCAGCACCATCTCTTAAAGTCGGTACCGATGTTGGAGGGCGTTTGATATCttcttggaaaacaaaatcacaatCTATCCACCAATCTGATGGAACAAGCGAACTATCCACCGTCCATTCTGGAAAATCACATACGATCCGCAGTTGGGGAAAGTCGGTCTTGAGTCGGATAACACCAGGTTCTGTCACTCGGCTACCGCGGACATCGATCAATCGTAGATTAGGCATGTTCCTAGCAAGATGTCGCAAAGTCACGTCACGAACTTCGGTGTTGGTCAGCACCAGCACCTCCAAGTGAGGAACAAATTCTTCTGGAGTATTTAGTCCTCGATCTGTTACACGATCGGCTTCCTCACTATCTTGTCTCCTATAAATTAATGATAGAAAAACGTGATATTGCGTGTATAATATTCGAAATTTGGCACTAAACATACCTGTGCACTCTTCCGTCAATGTACAATCGCTTTAATTTCGGCTTGGATTTAAAAGCACGGACTTCAGCGTCAGATATAGCAGTCTCTCGCAAATCAAGGacttcaatattttcaaagcCAAACCTTGCCGATAGAAATATATAGGCCGCACATGTCCCTACTTTTGCACAGCCTCTCAATCGTAAGGTTTTTAATTTGGGACATTTGCTGATGGCCATCATTGAATGATCTTCAAACCATAAACATCCATTCAGGTTTAGGCTTTCCAGATGAGGTGTCTGAGTTGCCATGTTGAAGAAATAGGACTCTTTAACAGGAACATTAATAAGTTTGCAGTTTTCCATTGAAAGACTTTTCAGTGTTGAAGGAAAGCATTTGTAAGTTAGCACAGAAGCATTAACAAAGTGTTCTTCCAGTATCAGTGTTTCCAGATCTGTAGCTTGAGTCACTAGCTCAAATAGTGCAGGAGACAGGCACTCTGTATTTTCTGGTACCTTTCCCGATAGCAGTTTTACTGATCCTGTTGATGCTAGTACCTTTGTACCTCGGTGAAAGCACTTGACTGCATCTTCCAGTTCTGAATGAGTGAGGAATCTAGGACGAAGATCTGCCTCTTTCCACAATGTTCTATCTTTACTGATTTTCTCCAAACGAGCACACACCCTGTAAAGATAATTAGATAAGAGTGCATCACTTATCAGTCACTGTTCATATggtttttaattataattactGTGCGAGAGTGAGGATGTCTTCTAGTTTTAGATATGACATGATGTGAAGAAGAATATCGTCAGAAAGTCGCAAAAGATGAGGTTCGTAGTTGAGGGCCATGGCGGTAATATCTCTTTTCAGCTAGAAATAAAGCAAAGAATTCCGAGGTTTATAAGCGCTATAACTCTTAAACTAATGAAAGAGATTACCTAttccaacaagaaaacatgaaGTTACAAATAAGATTTCACGATGTCGGATTCGGAATCCCAGGCTATAAATAAGTCTTGTACGAAACTCTcttggtaaacaaaaaagggaaataaatggGTTACTCCAAAATACTTTTCTCTCGCGACTGTGCAGAAGTGTAGTAAACGTAATGACAACTGCCTCAGGCTATGCAGACGACAATGCACAAAGAAAGGTACTACTAAGCAGCAAAATTCTATTATTTTCCTGTtggttttttaacaaaaaacaaaaatgacaagactttggaaaatagaaaagaaaccaTATTATGTGTCCATAGCTCtgcaaaaacaaactaaaacactgaaatgaacttgaaattttcccaaaatataaagCATAGGGCATAAGCATAAGCATCTtgtatgtttttaaaaaccaacactAGAATGAATTTCTCCTGTTTTCACGCAACGcaacaatttgatttcgatCCAATGTTGTATTTTATacgatttaaaatattttacaaaatcaCATTCAAGGCTATTTTGCTCCTATATTTAGAATTAGCCGGCACTGGACGGACATTATTTGTTTCAGTCTTTTTTCAGAATCACATTTGTGTTAAGTGTTAACGGGCTTTAGCAGTTTAGTACAGCTGAGTCATTCGATAATCGACACCTCCCTTGTATGCGTGAAAGCGCTGAAAGAGTAGATGGGTTTGATCCATTTTTAGATGTTGAAAGGTTATGATCAAGCTTTTCCCTTCCGCGTAAACTCATTCCacaatattctttattttcttccaatcatttaaaattccaaattaGGATGGCAAGTCATGATCCATGATCGATTTCCATGTTAAAgaccaaataaagaaaattaaatgacgaaacttttgttttataagGTGATGTATTTTCCCACGAAAATGTTCGGtatttcattatatttacaagcattcgatttttttgggtattttttcaatttctatatAGATTCAACATTGTCTTTCTGTTTTCTCCCAAGTTCTAATATCGCGTTGAATTTTGTATGTTTGTATGTTTTAAGCTTATCATGATATTAATACTTTTCCCTGTGATCTTTTCACGTTCCATTCACCGCGTTTGCGTGTTTGTTGACTTGAGCATCGCggcaaaatttcatttttttctaatgttaATAATTTCCATCAAAACGCTCGTTCAACGTGTCATTCGTGGCGCGAAATTCGAAAACGGATCACCAAGTTTTCGATTGTTCTttagatgttgttgttgatgtagTAGTTGGTTGTTTGAACgaccaaaattaaaaagacaaaTCAAGGAGAAACTACACGTaatcgaaaaaattggaattcaaaaaacgagagaaaaattttCGACGGGTTGACTAGAGAAAGGAGAGcgcaaaaaagaggaaagaggAGATCGAGAGCgcgacaagaaaaacaatgacCAAAAAAGGTGgcattttttcgaaattatgAGAAGGGAAAATTGAATGATAAAAATACACGAAACTATGAATAACTACGGTAGACCAAACACTACTGGTCTcggttctttttgttttttaaaagagcgGGGAAAAAGAACCGAACAAGTGACGAAATGAGAAAAGGGAACCGAGCGGACGGCGAACCCCCAAAAGTAACTACGAAAATGATCCAATCGAGCCAAATTcgcaagaaaatttaaattgttccTGTCGCTCGCTTCAGAGAcgcaaaaaggaaagaaaacatgGAAAGCACtacttataataataataataataataagaataaaccTTTTCGTATTTCTACTCGCTACCATaggaattaaaagaaaactatttACCGCTACTCGACTCGATAAACAGGAGGTAAACGagtgaattgaaaaaagatgacaCGCAAAAATCGTCAAAgaagtaattttttcttgaaaaaaaaaacacatatgaaacttttctctctctttctctgtcgtCAACTTCAGTTAATAATAAGGAATGTATCGACTAAATATCCGCATCCTGACGTCCCTTCCGCGACGCACTCTGGCGATTAAGTAGACTTTTGCGAGTATTTCCGTTCTTTCGTGTACGTCCGGACGTACGTTCCGTGTCTGTGTAAAACGTATaatgtgtttgtgtttgaCGTGTACGAATGTGTTttcaaacaggaaaaaaaaaattatttaaatgaaaaataaaaaattgaacgaaatgaaataaatgaaagttcagaaaaaaaattggtgtaACTGAAAGTGATGAACCAAGTAAGGGgacatagaaaaaaaaaccaaatggggaaataaatgaatccAGATGAATATCCAAaactcagaaaaaaaaaagaaaaaataaatacacatAAATTCTCAGTTAGTAAGGGCAGGGTTTTCGTCTGAAAGTTAAGGAGTGAAAAAGGTAGTTGAATAGTTTGGAATTATTCCCAATAGTCAGTTGTTTGATTTTAAGCTTTTTTAAAGGTTTCAACTGACGAGGGAAGGAGACATCATTCCAGGTTGGGGGATAGGAAGAGCGTGATAGAAAAATGTACGAAAGATAAACAAAACTCAATTATTTTGCACCATTCGGAATTTTAAGAATGGTCGAGAACACGGCGTTGACGGAGGTGAAAACGATTTGCAtccactcttctttttcctcggaaaaaaataccaaaaagtcGGTAGActtttttctctgtccttCAACCAAGTGACTAGCAAtctcaaatttcattttcccttttttttttttacatttgatgaGATCCATTTCTTGCCTCACTGCGAAAACTTTATTCGCAAATTTTCTCGACTAAACCTCTCGCGTATATAATTCTTCTCGGTTTCTTTTGCTTCGTTTTCtcttccgtttttcttctactttttgcAATTCTTAAATAACGTCGCTTGAGCAGAGCTGACTAGCTTTGTAAACGATGATTTTTTGATGAGAGGAATTTTCAACCGATTATTGGTTTGTTTTTGGGGTGAGGTTTTACGAGGAGGTAAAGAAACGCGACCACAATCGGACGTGATTcttttgaggggggggggtggaaGGGGGTGTGTTCCATGACAatgatttctttcctttcgtttgttttagaaattccCGCAGACGAAGCAAGTGCGAGATGTCCGTGAAGGGAGGTCAGATGGGGGAGGGTCTTGTCTtctatttcagttatttgaatGGAGGGGGTTGTCAGCTACTAAAGCGAATCGGAGGGGAGGGGGTATGTGtatctgtgtgtgtacgtgtgttgGTGTGGGTGAAAGTGTAAGTGGCTGGCTCTGGCAATGGTAGTAGTGTGTGAAATCCGTTAGGCTTTGCTGGGACGACCAGTGGAGGATCCGGCGGTTTTGAAAGAGACTTGCAGGACGCGGTTACCGAGCGTGTAGCCATTGAGCGACTGGATAGCCACAAGTGCTTCATCGTAGTTGGTCATGGTGACGAACCCGAAGCCTTTGCACTTGTTCGTTTGCAAATCGCGAATCACTTTGACGCTCTGGACAGCACCGAAGGGGCCAAAGAGTTGCCACAGGACGCTCTCCTCCGTGTCGGGCGCCAAGttgtaaacaaaaatgcaCCAGCCTGTTCCTTCATCAAATTTGAAGTAAACATCTGTGAATTTCAAACGGGGTTTATTCACTGTGGAACTTTATATACCGTACCTGGAATGGCAGCAccagcggcggcagcggcagcagcggccgcAGCTCCAGGAAGCAACGGCGAAGCCAAAATATCACCGGCCAAAGGCGAAAACCTAAACGCCAAcgccgaaagagaaaagaaaaatggcaaacacgcaacaaagaaaaaaaaaaacacaaaattattattacacgtTGAACGTCAAATCAATAATTAACAAATTATGTTTTGTCATTTTGCAAAAATCtccaatttaaatttcaaaataaaggaACGATTTACGAGTTAAACGTTCAAGTTAGTTGTTATCTTGGACATTCAGAAAGAGAAAGCGCAAAAAGTGACAGTCGAACTAAAAAAATCGAGACCAGGACCAAccaaatgataataataagaataagaataataataacgagaaagagttttgaaaactaaaaattcgaaaaccgaaaaaaagttgaaatggtTTGCATGATGATATAGAGACTGACCTTTGAAGCCCCTTGTTGAGGGCCAACACAGCCTTGCCCGCACTTGAGTGTGTGTAACAATGGAGGAAGAAtatacaaatagaaaaaacagGTGGGTTCGGGAGCGGgaagaaatgtaaaaaaaaaaagaaacacattaaaaataagaaaaaatcaagagaaaacacaaaaatcagATTTGACAAGTCAAAATAGTAGAAACCCAACAAATCATACGCGCAACCAAATCAACTAGATTTTATTAGACGCGGAAAGCAACCACCACTCGACTTTTTGcgaaattgattatttttgttttagagaattattttgtgttttagttACAGTGTGGTTTTTCCTTGTCCGTGTCAGAAATGTCACACGCTGAAACGCACAGCTAGTGGGTCTCAAATAGTAGTACGTAGTAGCagtggtagtagtagcagtagtAAGACGCCCGCCATTGACGGTGGCCTGTCCCCCTTCAAACCTCTCCCACgaaatctaaatttgttttgttttttgttttttttactaccaAATTTCTTCCTAAACATTGAACATCCGCCAAGTGTTAATTTATAACCATTCCAGATTAATGAGAAAACAAGTGACCAtatcaaaaaagaattcaagtGCTTGTAAAAAGGATCAAGGgtcgtgttttcttttttgtttttatcttttcactAGATGAAAAGCTTTGGGTTGCGAGGGACagggaattttgaaaaaagaataagctaCCTGGAAGGAGTGCGAGCGCCTTCCGAAAGGTCGGTGATGCTCATTTCATTGACCCCAACACCGTCATTCACACCAGTGACGCCCATCGGTTGCCACGCTGCCCCGCCTCTGtcataaacataaaaataatccAAATCATACAATTGAATCTGAGTATCAGAAGAAAATCAACCaccaaatcaaaaacaaacaaaaattgtgaatacccaaaatttagaattttattcttttttgtaattcgttttttgtttgttttagttttacTTGTTGTATATAAATGGCGGGGCAGCCACGACCAACCGCCGACTTTTATCATTCTTAACGAGCGACTGTCATTGGAGAGTTTTGGCTCAGACTTACTGgcccgatttttttaaaataagcgTAACGGATGAAACAGAAGTTATGTGGAAGAGacggaagaaacaacaaaaaagaaacaggaaacataaaaaacaaaattcaaatgaaacaaaaaaagaagcagatagtagtagtagctagtaagagattgaaaaaaaaaggagggtttaaaagaaatttaggaTTTCAAATGTACCTGGCCAAAGGAGAAAGTGGGATGTAGCGAAGGCGTCCGGTAGGATGTATAGGTCCTCCGAAACGTCTCACGCCCAGCgccgcagcagccgccgccgccgctcctGATGaaaattctgtaaaaaaaaaacaaataaattccgTCATCAATCTGTCCCGTCTGTCGTTCCATATAACGTCAAGTAGAGGTGCAAGGATGTAGAGTTATATCGTTTACCAGGTAGATAGGCAGCCAGCGGAGCTAGGCCCTTGGTAGAATTGCTCGGGTTGTTGGCAAACTTGACAGTGATGGGCTCGGTGGCTCCTTGCGGCACGGTGCCATTCAACTTTTCGATGGCGCGTTCTGCCTCCCCTCGCGTGTCAAACCGAATGAACCCCACCCCTTTTGACAGACCGGCTGCTTACATGTGTTTAAAAATAGAAGCGCAGggcaaatgaaaaagagaatatcaaaataaatttcagtgaatcaaaataaagtcTCGTAGCTAAGGCAATAAActctaaaaaagaatatccaGTAAAAAGTAATAGTGAAATACCCGTGATGCTATCGCAGAGGATTCTAGACGTAATGATGCGTCCAAAAGGCGCAAATAGAGTCTCTAATTCGCTCTGGCACATCGTCTTGGGTATGCCGCTGACGTACAAGTTGGCTCCCTTAATGTTCTCACTGCTGGGACGGGCGAACGAAACCTAAATTGGCAATGAAATGGTTAATATTTTAACGTCAAAGTTAGGCAGTTGGACGAGGGaggagaaaaacgaaaatcaagGCATGATATGCATTTGCCATCCCAGTTGTGTCAACAAAGCTGGACGCTTCATATactaaaaagagaagaagcacAGTGACCATAATACACGGTCTAccgactttttttctcccttcattTCAGCCCAGTCTTGTAAAACTTTGGGCTCTATTTCGGGAAATCAAAACATTCGACGCTACATGAGAAGACCAGACAGAACCCGTGTTCGTAGATACAAACAGacggaagaaatgaaagagacccctttcttcgtcttcccgtatgcaaaataaataatcttcCTTCTAACAAAAAGCGGATCAAATTTTGTTATATATTCACCTTGATGGTTTTGTTCTGCAGACGCAATCCATTGAGAGTATTTATGGCTTTTTCGGCATCTTCAGCTCGGTGGTAATTGACGAATCCGTAACCCAAACTCTGCCCTGCTTTCAGATCGAAAGACACAAacggaaacagaaaaaaaaagagagaaatcggGTTGATTTTTACTGAATTCGGATAATTTAGgggttaaaataaaattccagaCAGTCGATAAATTATCTACCATCATTGATCTCAAAATCAAGACCTGTGATTTTGTCGCGGATGAGTTTGCAACTCTCGACTTCGCCAATGGAGGCGAACAAGGAACGAATCTCTTCTTGGGTCATCGTCTGTGGCAAGTAATTAACAATCAAGTTAGTCTTGCTCTCGTCATCTTTGGGTACAATGTGCTGCGATCCCTGtatgagaagaaaagaaacaagacacCAACGTCAATGTCGAACACGACAAGTCCAGGaaatggatttaaaaaagtagagtAGAAAAATGAGACAGACGAATCCTCTCACGTGGCTAACATTATTGACGGATGCAACGTGGTTGAGTCCATTGGCTGTCAGGACGCCGTGTTGAGGTAGACTTTCTAAACCGTTCATTCTGTCGCTGATGctttcggctgctgctgcgtaatctataaaagacaacaaaatacaaacaaataaatgttttgttcAGACAAAAGTTAATGATACGCCCACAGAAAAGTCGTAGAGCAATCGCTCCGAGGTGGAACGGGACTCATTAGCGTGACTAAAGTGTTTTAAAGACACGTGTCCTCTCATTAAAaatactcttttttaaaacggaaaaacaagaaagccAAAACTCGCATACCCCTAGTACGACAAAAGCACACAAACAGAAAACGGACTAGCCAGCCGAATTTTTGGGCGTCAGAGGAAAAAAGGAGCTAGAGACCTCGGCGGAGGAGCTATCGATCGGCGTCTGTACACCACAAGAGTAGCTGGTTGGTCGCAGGATTATGACGCCATCTGACGTGGAATGGGGATTCGCGTCCGGACACAatcaca from Daphnia pulex isolate KAP4 chromosome 4, ASM2113471v1 encodes:
- the LOC124192470 gene encoding ELAV-like protein 1-B isoform X46, translating into MNGLESLPQHGVLTANGLNHVASVNNGSQHIVPKDDESKTNLIVNYLPQTMTQEEIRSLFASIGEVESCKLIRDKITAGQSLGYGFVNYHRAEDAEKAINTLNGLRLQNKTIKVSFARPSSENIKGANLYVSGIPKTMCQSELETLFAPFGRIITSRILCDSITAGLSKGVGFIRFDTRGEAERAIEKLNGTVPQGATEPITVKFANNPSNSTKGLAPLAAYLPEFSSGAAAAAAAALGVRRFGGPIHPTGRLRYIPLSPLARGGAAWQPMGVTGVNDGVGVNEMSITDLSEGARTPSRFSPLAGDILASPLLPGAAAAAAAAAAGAAIPGWCIFVYNLAPDTEESVLWQLFGPFGAVQSVKVIRDLQTNKCKGFGFVTMTNYDEALVAIQSLNGYTLGNRVLQVSFKTAGSSTGRPSKA
- the LOC124192470 gene encoding ELAV-like protein 3 isoform X16, whose translation is MNGLESLPQHGVLTANGLNHVASVNNGSQHIVPKDDESKTNLIVNYLPQTMTQEEIRSLFASIGEVESCKLIRDKITGQSLGYGFVNYHRAEDAEKAINTLNGLRLQNKTIKVSFARPSSENIKGANLYVSGIPKTMCQSELETLFAPFGRIITSRILCDSITAAGLSKGVGFIRFDTRGEAERAIEKLNGTVPQGATEPITVKFANNPSNSTKGLAPLAAYLPEFSSGAAAAAAAALGVRRFGGPIHPTGRLRYIPLSPLARGGAAWQPMGVTGVNDGVGVNEMSITDLSEGARTPSSAGKAVLALNKGLQRFSPLAGDILASPLLPGAAAAAAAAAAGAAIPDVYFKFDEGTGWCIFVYNLAPDTEESVLWQLFGPFGAVQSVKVIRDLQTNKCKGFGFVTMTNYDEALVAIQSLNGYTLGNRVLQVSFKTAGSSTGRPSKA
- the LOC124192470 gene encoding ELAV-like protein 3 isoform X1, translated to MNGLESLPQHGVLTANGLNHVASVNNVSHGSQHIVPKDDESKTNLIVNYLPQTMTQEEIRSLFASIGEVESCKLIRDKITGLDFEINDAGQSLGYGFVNYHRAEDAEKAINTLNGLRLQNKTIKVSFARPSSENIKGANLYVSGIPKTMCQSELETLFAPFGRIITSRILCDSITAAGLSKGVGFIRFDTRGEAERAIEKLNGTVPQGATEPITVKFANNPSNSTKGLAPLAAYLPEFSSGAAAAAAAALGVRRFGGPIHPTGRLRYIPLSPLARGGAAWQPMGVTGVNDGVGVNEMSITDLSEGARTPSSAGKAVLALNKGLQRFSPLAGDILASPLLPGAAAAAAAAAAGAAIPDVYFKFDEGTGWCIFVYNLAPDTEESVLWQLFGPFGAVQSVKVIRDLQTNKCKGFGFVTMTNYDEALVAIQSLNGYTLGNRVLQVSFKTAGSSTGRPSKA
- the LOC124192470 gene encoding ELAV-like protein 1 isoform X28 — translated: MNGLESLPQHGVLTANGLNHVASVNNGSQHIVPKDDESKTNLIVNYLPQTMTQEEIRSLFASIGEVESCKLIRDKITGQSLGYGFVNYHRAEDAEKAINTLNGLRLQNKTIKVSFARPSSENIKGANLYVSGIPKTMCQSELETLFAPFGRIITSRILCDSITAAGLSKGVGFIRFDTRGEAERAIEKLNGTVPQGATEPITVKFANNPSNSTKGLAPLAAYLPEFSSGAAAAAAAALGVRRFGGPIHPTGRLRYIPLSPLARGGAAWQPMGVTGVNDGVGVNEMSITDLSEGARTPSSAGKAVLALNKGLQRFSPLAGDILASPLLPGAAAAAAAAAAGAAIPGTGWCIFVYNLAPDTEESVLWQLFGPFGAVQSVKVIRDLQTNKCKGFGFVTMTNYDEALVAIQSLNGYTLGNRVLQVSFKTAGSSTGRPSKA
- the LOC124192470 gene encoding ELAV-like protein 1 isoform X35, translated to MNGLESLPQHGVLTANGLNHVASVNNGSQHIVPKDDESKTNLIVNYLPQTMTQEEIRSLFASIGEVESCKLIRDKITAGQSLGYGFVNYHRAEDAEKAINTLNGLRLQNKTIKVSFARPSSENIKGANLYVSGIPKTMCQSELETLFAPFGRIITSRILCDSITAAGLSKGVGFIRFDTRGEAERAIEKLNGTVPQGATEPITVKFANNPSNSTKGLAPLAAYLPEFSSGAAAAAAAALGVRRFGGPIHPTGRLRYIPLSPLARGGAAWQPMGVTGVNDGVGVNEMSITDLSEGARTPSRFSPLAGDILASPLLPGAAAAAAAAAAGAAIPDVYFKFDEGTGWCIFVYNLAPDTEESVLWQLFGPFGAVQSVKVIRDLQTNKCKGFGFVTMTNYDEALVAIQSLNGYTLGNRVLQVSFKTAGSSTGRPSKA